Proteins co-encoded in one Kribbella solani genomic window:
- the infA gene encoding translation initiation factor IF-1, translating to MPRNAGGIEMEGIVVECLRNANFRVELSNGHKVLAHISGKIRKNYIKILPEDRVLVELSPYDLDRGRIIFRYRN from the coding sequence ATGCCCAGAAACGCAGGTGGGATCGAAATGGAAGGCATCGTCGTCGAGTGCCTCCGGAACGCGAACTTCCGGGTCGAGCTCAGCAACGGGCACAAGGTACTTGCCCATATCAGCGGCAAGATCCGGAAGAACTACATCAAGATCCTTCCCGAGGACCGGGTCCTGGTGGAACTCAGCCCCTACGACCTCGACCGGGGCCGGATCATCTTCCGCTACCGAAACTGA
- a CDS encoding GNAT family N-acetyltransferase codes for MNSFSTGLGARAVTICRVADNQWHAVRNDLVVGRGYAARRLDGRTFLSIDTWRDAVFDRLAVAMLDDQPAPRYTVVDETDAELMAGWGRAGFVTCRRESGYVVPTDPRITGLSATETPPGVRIETPAETPLRELDEAIRAEVESAVGWQTMPAEVLPWQGGTRPLDPASYTVALRDGRYAGLIRIAARTRRPRIGLIAVLAAEQRHGIARALLGHVLGGLHRSGTDTVTAEVDETNEAAMRLFEAIGAQRSGRALELVNRDEV; via the coding sequence ATGAACTCTTTCAGTACGGGCCTCGGTGCCCGCGCCGTGACGATCTGCCGGGTCGCGGACAACCAGTGGCACGCGGTACGGAACGATCTGGTCGTCGGCCGGGGCTACGCGGCCCGGCGGCTCGACGGGCGGACCTTTCTCAGCATCGACACCTGGCGGGACGCTGTCTTCGATCGGCTCGCGGTCGCGATGCTGGACGATCAGCCGGCACCCAGGTACACGGTGGTGGACGAAACCGACGCCGAGCTGATGGCCGGCTGGGGGCGGGCGGGGTTTGTCACCTGCCGTCGCGAGTCCGGGTACGTCGTACCGACCGATCCGCGGATCACCGGGCTGAGCGCGACGGAGACGCCGCCGGGGGTGCGCATCGAGACCCCCGCCGAAACGCCGTTGCGCGAGCTGGATGAGGCGATTCGCGCCGAGGTCGAGTCGGCCGTCGGCTGGCAGACGATGCCCGCGGAAGTGCTGCCCTGGCAAGGCGGTACGCGGCCGCTCGACCCGGCGAGCTACACGGTCGCGCTGCGCGACGGCCGGTACGCCGGGCTGATCCGGATCGCGGCGCGAACCCGGCGACCGCGGATCGGCCTGATCGCGGTCCTGGCCGCCGAGCAACGGCACGGCATCGCGAGAGCTCTGCTCGGTCACGTACTGGGCGGGCTGCACCGGTCCGGCACGGACACGGTGACCGCGGAGGTCGACGAAACCAACGAAGCGGCGATGCGGCTCTTCGAAGCGATCGGCGCCCAACGGAGCGGACGCGCGCTCGAGCTGGTCAACCGGGACGAGGTCTGA
- a CDS encoding MFS transporter, with protein MTLSSSTPVVAYRDGNVLRWAAAYTASVGGDVVFFLTLSWAVTRVAGPAQVGAVLAVGAIPRAVLMLAGGVIADRYGPRRVVLGSDLARCLVVFGAAALMQFAGAGLPMLFAIALVFGVIDALFMPAVGALAGRLTDPGQLGRVQGLRMLAVRLSNAVGPMIAAVVLTAAGVAAGFGLAGLLFSLSVGLLLVVRLNRVQPSGPSAGSPLGDLQDGLRHLRRNRQLARLVLVVGLGELCFSGPVGVGLVLLTAERHWSAAVLGWTLSAFSIGGAVAGILLTALTRIPRAGVALAGSLLATAVLVGALGQVTTVGLLITGSAALGTLSGVASALGNALLQRKTEPRYLGRVGSVTSLCTLGLSPLLYPIAGVVAAAWGTGIFFAGCALVCLLAAATAATRNIRGSEL; from the coding sequence ATGACGCTTAGCAGCTCAACTCCCGTCGTCGCCTACCGGGACGGCAATGTGCTGCGCTGGGCGGCCGCCTACACCGCATCCGTCGGCGGCGACGTCGTCTTCTTTCTGACTCTGTCCTGGGCGGTGACGCGGGTGGCCGGGCCTGCCCAGGTTGGCGCGGTGCTTGCCGTCGGCGCCATCCCCCGGGCGGTGCTGATGCTGGCCGGCGGAGTGATCGCCGACCGGTACGGACCGCGCCGAGTGGTGTTGGGCAGCGACCTCGCCCGGTGTCTGGTCGTGTTCGGCGCTGCCGCGCTGATGCAGTTCGCAGGGGCCGGGTTACCGATGCTGTTCGCCATCGCGCTGGTCTTTGGCGTGATCGACGCACTGTTCATGCCAGCGGTCGGGGCGCTGGCGGGCCGGCTCACCGACCCGGGCCAGCTCGGCCGCGTTCAAGGGCTGCGGATGCTGGCAGTCCGGCTCAGCAACGCGGTCGGTCCGATGATCGCAGCAGTCGTGTTGACCGCTGCCGGAGTCGCCGCAGGGTTCGGTCTGGCCGGTCTGCTGTTCAGCTTGTCCGTTGGCCTGCTGCTGGTGGTGCGCCTCAACCGAGTACAACCCAGCGGCCCGTCGGCAGGCTCACCGTTGGGCGACCTCCAGGACGGATTGCGACACCTACGACGAAACCGGCAACTGGCCCGGCTGGTCCTGGTGGTTGGGCTCGGTGAGCTGTGCTTCAGCGGTCCGGTCGGCGTCGGCCTGGTCCTGCTGACCGCCGAACGGCACTGGAGCGCAGCCGTCCTCGGGTGGACGCTCAGCGCGTTCAGCATCGGCGGCGCCGTCGCCGGGATTCTGCTCACGGCTCTGACGCGTATCCCGCGAGCGGGCGTCGCACTCGCGGGCTCGCTGCTGGCGACCGCCGTTCTGGTCGGCGCCTTGGGGCAGGTCACCACTGTCGGCCTGCTCATCACCGGCTCTGCCGCACTCGGAACACTCAGCGGTGTCGCATCGGCGCTCGGCAACGCCCTGCTCCAACGCAAGACCGAGCCCCGCTATCTCGGCCGGGTCGGTTCGGTGACTTCGCTGTGTACGTTGGGTCTGAGCCCACTGCTCTACCCGATCGCCGGCGTGGTCGCGGCTGCCTGGGGAACCGGCATCTTCTTCGCCGGATGCGCGTTGGTCTGCCTGCTCGCGGCCGCAACCGCCGCGACCAGAAACATCCGTGGCTCGGAGCTTTAA
- a CDS encoding winged helix-turn-helix domain-containing protein, which translates to MSDQPDDLVLDAATLRVLAHPMRLTLLEHLRQRGPSTARQLAAYYEIDSGAASYHLRRLADGGLIEEDRERGTRRDRWWRARHRSSVHQPADSDPGERQDSRAYLNAVLLAYSEQLRRLAYTAPLLPDEWYAAAVFSNYTMRLTPAELNEAKAELAAVIKKYRDRDNPAGVPVALQLHAFPLLEPNDDA; encoded by the coding sequence ATGAGCGATCAACCGGACGACCTCGTCCTGGATGCGGCCACCCTGCGAGTGCTGGCGCACCCGATGCGGCTGACCCTGCTGGAGCATCTCCGCCAGCGCGGTCCGTCGACCGCGCGACAGCTCGCGGCGTACTACGAGATCGACTCAGGCGCGGCGAGCTACCACCTGCGGCGGTTGGCCGACGGAGGTCTGATCGAGGAGGACCGCGAGCGCGGCACCCGGCGCGACCGCTGGTGGCGGGCCCGGCATCGCTCGTCCGTCCACCAGCCTGCCGACAGCGATCCCGGCGAACGACAGGACAGCCGGGCGTACCTGAACGCGGTCCTGCTCGCGTACAGCGAACAGCTGCGGCGGCTGGCGTACACGGCACCGCTGCTGCCGGACGAGTGGTACGCGGCGGCCGTCTTCAGCAACTACACGATGCGACTGACACCGGCAGAGCTCAACGAAGCGAAGGCCGAGTTGGCTGCGGTGATCAAGAAGTACCGCGACCGGGACAACCCCGCGGGCGTACCCGTTGCCCTGCAATTGCACGCGTTTCCACTGCTAGAGCCGAATGATGACGCTTAG
- a CDS encoding error-prone DNA polymerase — translation MGYDNPPIKWSELERKLSDRSRPGSHGGRPVTADGGDSPAWSQHRGPYVPDVVRRPEHSVPYAELHVHSNFSFLDGASQPEELVETAVRLGLRALALTDHDGFYGAARFAEAAAAYGLPTVFGAELSLDLTGPQNGVPDPEGSHLLVLAEGQEGYHRLAGEITEAQLAGGEKGKPVYSLERLAAKGAGHWVILTGCRKGLVRQALELGGHANGPAAAAWELDRLTALFGKDRVVVELIDHHLPTDTTRNRVLAALAADRGLPVVATNNVHYADPSRHQLAAALAAVRARRDLDEMDGWLPPSGAAFLRSGAEMTARFHRYEGAVARSVTLADQLAFDLARAKPKLPLRDVPDGHDPMSWLRELTFRGAARRYGTRAERPDAYERLERELDVIEEKGFPGYFLIVEDIVRFAHDHGILCQGRGSAANSAVCYALGITAVDSILYNLPFERFLATTRAEEPDIDVDFDSGRREEVIQHVYDKYGRRNAAQVANVISYRPKSAVRDMAKALGYSVGQQDAWSKQVDGWSPEITSTEHDIPPRVVTMATELLKFPRHLGIHSGGMVLTERPVGEVVPIEHARMEKRTVLQWDKDDCAWMGLVKFDLLGLGMLAALRYCLDLVKEQVGEGWELHTIPREEAGVYDQLCRADSVGVFQVESRAQMATLPRLKPRRFYDLVTEIALIRPGPIQGGAVHPYIRRRTGEEPITYLHPKLQPVLERTMGVPLFQEQLMQMAMAVGEIDGDEADLLRRAMGSKRGIEKISSLKNKLYAGMAGNGITGELADEIYAKIEAFANFGFAESHSISFALLVYSSTWLRLHYPAAFLAALLRAQPMGFYSPQSLVADARRHGVEIRRPELHRSGVDAGLELLVDGQQLTGPTGMDSCLADPQPPVGAFDPDTPFDTTTHRRDGAFAVRLGLAEVRTVGEKGAKLIVEERDRGGPFTEMADLVRRTGITAAQVEALATAGAFDCFGLDRRQALWEAGRAAEERPGQLAGVTAAGPPPTLPGMSDVEADMADLWSTSITAGSHPMQRVRDQLRAEGILSAAQLKEVPNGTRVRVAGVVTHRQRPATASGVTFMNLEDETGMANIIITVGCWHHHAAVARNAAALIIRGRVERAGEVTNLSAEHLQRLPLAARTKSRDFR, via the coding sequence ATGGGGTACGACAATCCGCCGATCAAGTGGTCGGAGCTGGAGCGGAAGTTGTCGGACCGGTCGCGGCCGGGGAGTCACGGTGGGCGGCCGGTGACGGCCGACGGCGGGGACAGTCCGGCCTGGTCCCAGCATCGAGGTCCGTACGTACCGGACGTGGTGCGCCGGCCGGAGCACTCGGTGCCGTACGCGGAGCTGCACGTGCACTCGAACTTCTCCTTCCTGGACGGTGCTTCCCAGCCGGAGGAGCTAGTCGAGACCGCGGTCCGGCTGGGTTTGCGCGCGCTGGCGCTGACCGATCACGACGGGTTCTACGGCGCGGCCCGGTTCGCCGAGGCCGCGGCGGCGTACGGGTTGCCGACCGTGTTCGGGGCGGAGCTGTCGTTGGACCTGACCGGTCCGCAGAACGGGGTGCCCGACCCGGAGGGCAGTCACCTGCTGGTGCTCGCCGAAGGACAGGAGGGGTATCACCGGCTCGCCGGTGAGATCACCGAGGCGCAGCTCGCCGGCGGGGAGAAGGGGAAGCCGGTCTACTCGCTGGAGCGGCTCGCGGCGAAGGGCGCCGGCCACTGGGTGATCCTGACCGGTTGCCGCAAGGGTCTGGTCCGGCAGGCGCTCGAGCTCGGCGGCCACGCCAACGGGCCGGCCGCGGCCGCGTGGGAGCTGGACCGGCTGACTGCCCTGTTCGGCAAGGATCGGGTGGTGGTCGAGCTGATCGACCACCACCTGCCCACGGACACCACCCGGAACCGGGTGCTTGCCGCCCTGGCCGCCGACCGCGGCCTCCCGGTCGTTGCCACGAACAACGTTCATTACGCCGATCCCAGCCGGCATCAGCTGGCCGCCGCGCTCGCGGCGGTCCGGGCCCGCCGCGACCTGGACGAAATGGACGGCTGGCTGCCGCCGAGCGGGGCGGCGTTCCTCCGGTCCGGCGCGGAGATGACCGCGCGCTTCCATCGGTACGAGGGTGCGGTGGCGCGGTCGGTGACGCTGGCCGATCAGCTCGCGTTCGACCTCGCCCGGGCGAAACCGAAGCTGCCGCTGCGCGACGTGCCCGACGGCCACGACCCGATGTCGTGGTTGCGGGAGCTGACCTTCCGGGGCGCCGCGCGGAGGTACGGGACGCGCGCGGAGCGACCGGATGCGTACGAGCGGCTGGAGCGTGAGCTCGACGTCATCGAGGAGAAGGGATTCCCGGGGTACTTCCTGATCGTCGAGGACATCGTCCGGTTCGCGCACGACCACGGAATCCTCTGCCAGGGCAGGGGATCGGCGGCGAACTCGGCGGTCTGCTACGCGCTCGGGATCACCGCGGTGGACAGCATTCTGTACAACCTTCCGTTCGAGCGGTTCCTGGCCACCACCCGGGCCGAGGAGCCGGACATCGACGTCGACTTCGACTCGGGGCGCCGGGAGGAGGTGATCCAGCACGTCTACGACAAGTACGGGCGGCGCAACGCGGCGCAGGTCGCGAATGTGATCTCCTACCGCCCGAAGTCGGCGGTCCGCGACATGGCCAAAGCACTGGGGTACTCGGTCGGTCAGCAGGACGCGTGGTCGAAACAGGTGGACGGCTGGAGCCCGGAGATCACCTCGACCGAGCACGACATCCCGCCGCGGGTGGTGACGATGGCGACCGAGCTGCTGAAGTTCCCCCGGCATCTGGGTATCCACTCCGGCGGGATGGTGCTGACCGAGCGGCCGGTCGGCGAGGTGGTGCCGATCGAGCACGCCCGGATGGAGAAACGCACCGTTCTGCAGTGGGACAAGGACGACTGCGCCTGGATGGGGCTGGTGAAGTTCGACCTGCTCGGGCTCGGCATGCTCGCCGCGTTGCGGTACTGCCTGGATCTGGTCAAGGAGCAGGTCGGTGAGGGGTGGGAGCTGCACACGATCCCACGAGAGGAAGCCGGGGTGTACGACCAGCTCTGCCGGGCGGACTCGGTCGGGGTGTTCCAGGTCGAGTCCCGGGCCCAGATGGCGACGCTGCCACGGTTGAAGCCGCGCCGGTTCTACGACCTGGTCACCGAGATCGCGCTGATCCGGCCGGGTCCGATCCAGGGTGGCGCGGTGCATCCGTACATCCGGCGCCGGACCGGGGAGGAGCCGATCACCTATCTGCACCCGAAGCTGCAGCCGGTGCTGGAGCGGACGATGGGGGTGCCGCTGTTCCAGGAGCAGCTGATGCAGATGGCGATGGCGGTCGGCGAGATCGACGGCGACGAGGCCGATCTGCTCCGCCGGGCGATGGGTTCGAAACGCGGTATCGAGAAGATCTCGTCGCTGAAGAACAAGCTGTACGCGGGGATGGCGGGCAACGGGATCACCGGGGAGCTGGCCGACGAGATCTACGCCAAGATCGAAGCGTTCGCGAACTTCGGTTTCGCCGAGTCGCACTCGATCAGCTTCGCCCTGCTCGTCTACTCCAGTACGTGGCTGCGGCTGCACTACCCGGCCGCGTTCCTGGCCGCGCTGCTGCGGGCTCAGCCGATGGGGTTCTACTCGCCGCAGTCCCTGGTCGCGGATGCCCGCCGGCACGGGGTCGAGATCCGCCGCCCGGAGTTGCACCGGTCCGGGGTCGACGCCGGGCTGGAGCTGCTGGTCGACGGGCAGCAGCTGACCGGGCCGACCGGGATGGACTCGTGCCTGGCCGACCCGCAGCCGCCGGTCGGTGCGTTCGATCCGGACACTCCCTTCGACACCACGACGCACCGGCGGGACGGCGCGTTCGCGGTCCGGCTCGGGCTGGCTGAGGTGCGGACGGTCGGGGAGAAGGGCGCGAAACTGATCGTCGAGGAGCGGGACCGCGGCGGGCCGTTCACCGAGATGGCCGACCTGGTTCGCCGGACCGGGATCACCGCCGCGCAGGTCGAGGCGCTGGCGACCGCGGGGGCATTCGATTGTTTCGGCCTCGACCGGCGGCAGGCGCTGTGGGAAGCCGGCCGGGCAGCCGAGGAACGTCCCGGTCAGCTGGCCGGCGTCACCGCGGCCGGCCCACCGCCGACCCTGCCCGGGATGAGCGACGTCGAGGCCGACATGGCCGACCTGTGGTCCACGTCGATCACCGCCGGCAGCCATCCGATGCAACGCGTCCGCGACCAGCTCCGCGCCGAAGGCATCCTGTCCGCGGCCCAGCTCAAGGAAGTGCCGAACGGTACCCGCGTTCGCGTCGCCGGCGTCGTCACCCACCGCCAGCGCCCCGCCACCGCCTCCGGCGTCACCTTCATGAACCTCGAGGACGAGACCGGCATGGCAAACATCATCATCACCGTCGGCTGCTGGCACCACCACGCCGCCGTCGCCCGCAACGCCGCCGCCCTGATCATCCGCGGCCGGGTAGAACGCGCCGGCGAAGTCACCAACCTCTCCGCCGAACACCTCCAACGCCTGCCCCTCGCCGCCCGCACCAAGTCCCGCGACTTCCGCTGA
- a CDS encoding cytochrome P450, which produces MSSAKPFGGSARHLRAMRISARELRSSPRQAFESLRTSESPRVLVVGHRRHVSIITDARLARDILADGGSFQKTGNIERLRYAIGDGTASCRFPKVAAHGNLDAWRNQKRAALHPAFVQAPQRVGRMIQEDADTVVTGWLETGAADLEDLIGPVVRSFACMYEPRSADSLLRLARTVVRTRAQLEQAVSSRVRLGFDRDFSWSTRVVQLLLSVDSCGRAVRARRQAMAVGMAESIGSSSPAGESSLLSELVTLAGHVTGTKPRPALLGSAANLFLAGWENTLTAAIWTLYLLAGHGEVQEWLASAPDETSRQRRLNATIKEGLRLYPPVWSIPREVAHERRIGDEVFKPGELLLLSPWIYHHRPADWRAPEKFEPARFMTHESRAFYIPFGVGPRRCQGQATAVRQLTTLVDRICARAHLELVNGSLQPHFGMVQYPIGQVHISVLDRTKPRVTGDSW; this is translated from the coding sequence ATGTCTTCGGCGAAGCCCTTTGGTGGCTCGGCGAGGCATCTTCGCGCGATGAGAATTTCTGCTCGGGAATTGAGGTCCAGCCCTCGGCAGGCCTTCGAATCATTACGCACGAGCGAGTCGCCGAGAGTTCTCGTCGTGGGTCACCGCCGTCACGTCTCGATCATCACCGATGCCCGACTTGCCCGCGACATCCTCGCTGACGGTGGCTCCTTTCAGAAGACCGGAAACATCGAGCGGCTCAGGTACGCGATCGGCGACGGGACTGCTTCGTGCCGGTTCCCCAAGGTGGCCGCGCACGGCAATCTGGACGCCTGGCGTAATCAGAAGCGGGCGGCACTGCACCCGGCGTTCGTCCAGGCTCCGCAGAGAGTTGGCCGGATGATCCAGGAGGATGCCGACACGGTCGTCACGGGCTGGCTCGAGACTGGTGCGGCCGACCTCGAAGACCTCATCGGACCCGTCGTACGAAGCTTCGCCTGCATGTACGAACCTCGATCCGCGGATTCGCTGCTCCGGCTCGCTCGAACCGTGGTCAGGACAAGAGCGCAACTCGAGCAGGCAGTCTCATCGCGAGTGCGACTCGGATTCGACCGCGACTTCAGTTGGTCGACCCGGGTCGTGCAGTTGCTGCTGTCGGTCGACTCGTGCGGTCGCGCCGTCCGGGCACGGCGTCAGGCGATGGCTGTCGGAATGGCCGAGTCGATCGGGTCGAGCAGCCCGGCCGGCGAATCGTCCCTGCTGAGTGAGCTCGTCACCTTGGCCGGCCATGTCACCGGAACCAAACCGAGACCCGCGTTGCTCGGGTCGGCTGCCAATCTCTTCTTGGCCGGCTGGGAGAACACCTTGACGGCTGCCATCTGGACGCTCTACCTGCTGGCCGGGCACGGCGAGGTCCAGGAGTGGCTCGCAAGCGCCCCCGACGAGACGAGTCGTCAACGGCGACTGAACGCCACGATCAAAGAAGGCCTGCGCCTCTACCCGCCGGTGTGGTCGATCCCGCGTGAAGTTGCCCATGAACGGCGCATCGGCGACGAAGTGTTCAAGCCGGGCGAATTGTTACTCCTGTCGCCGTGGATCTATCACCATCGGCCGGCAGATTGGCGCGCGCCCGAGAAATTCGAGCCGGCCAGGTTCATGACACATGAAAGCCGAGCGTTCTACATTCCCTTCGGCGTCGGCCCGCGCCGCTGCCAGGGACAGGCAACTGCCGTTCGCCAATTGACGACTCTGGTCGACCGGATATGTGCTCGCGCTCATCTCGAGCTGGTGAACGGTTCGCTGCAGCCCCACTTCGGAATGGTGCAGTACCCGATCGGCCAGGTGCACATATCGGTGTTGGATCGGACCAAGCCTCGGGTGACGGGAGACAGCTGGTGA
- a CDS encoding methyltransferase domain-containing protein encodes MKRGMVSGLRCVRRDCQGPLKLLASEENSAADVLTGEARCTACSTSYPIRDGVLVLKMDEAARTVDGWEESLGLTSPSAAYRQRYLDAHYRDQLDDVSPTLKEWSTWEQAHGLRAVVKRLLAQLKPHRALEIGCGVGGTTAVLGDLADIAIGVDLSFELALTARRILLGVPTPMTGYDVVDVGARTIWRPLPAPRADRPIEVLVADATSLPFGPDFDLVICLNVLDASSHPRRLLAEISRVLQPGGVLVLASPFHWREEHTAPTEMIGAEAGSSPGEAVVEELHKTRLVVEQVVESVPWMLRDHTNCVRVFATTVIVARSRDELR; translated from the coding sequence GTGAAGCGCGGAATGGTGTCCGGCCTGCGTTGCGTTCGTCGGGATTGCCAGGGTCCGCTCAAGCTCCTGGCCTCGGAGGAGAATTCTGCTGCCGACGTTCTGACCGGTGAAGCTCGCTGCACCGCTTGCTCGACCAGCTACCCGATTCGTGACGGGGTGCTGGTCCTGAAGATGGATGAGGCGGCGCGGACGGTCGACGGGTGGGAGGAATCCCTCGGGCTCACATCGCCTAGCGCTGCCTACCGACAGCGCTACCTAGATGCTCACTATCGAGACCAGCTGGATGATGTGTCGCCTACGTTGAAAGAGTGGTCGACCTGGGAGCAGGCACACGGCCTGCGCGCGGTGGTCAAGCGATTGCTCGCGCAACTCAAGCCCCACCGAGCCCTGGAGATCGGCTGCGGTGTCGGTGGAACGACGGCGGTGCTCGGCGACTTGGCCGACATCGCCATCGGTGTGGATCTCTCCTTCGAGTTGGCCTTGACCGCCCGCCGGATCTTGCTCGGCGTTCCCACCCCGATGACCGGGTACGACGTGGTGGATGTCGGTGCCCGCACCATCTGGCGGCCCCTTCCGGCCCCGCGGGCTGATCGACCGATCGAAGTCCTGGTCGCCGACGCCACCTCGTTGCCCTTCGGACCTGATTTCGACTTGGTGATCTGTCTGAATGTCCTTGATGCCTCGAGTCATCCACGGCGGCTGCTGGCCGAGATCAGCCGAGTGCTCCAGCCGGGTGGAGTGCTCGTGCTGGCATCGCCATTTCACTGGCGTGAAGAGCACACCGCACCGACCGAAATGATCGGCGCCGAAGCTGGCTCGAGTCCCGGGGAGGCCGTGGTCGAGGAGCTGCACAAGACGAGGCTCGTGGTCGAACAAGTTGTGGAGTCGGTGCCCTGGATGCTGCGGGATCACACCAATTGTGTGCGCGTTTTCGCGACCACGGTCATCGTGGCAAGGAGTCGCGATGAACTTCGGTGA
- a CDS encoding pyridoxal phosphate-dependent aminotransferase produces MNFGDEARDRSTAKDDLSSAWYAREPAFGSNFAIRLSLSESVAGASQDVEEALTEQIGRVNLYPDLAGEPLNGLIADHFGLPGSAVLVTNGSDEALLLSALAAVGTGDRVLLPERTYTGFRYVAEAVRAVVAEGPCGIDGLDVEQFLAMMPGAKLAFIANPHNPTGLRLPNGAIQELCRTAARVGCHLVVDEAYAEFAGPEFESALAHLDNGETAVVRTFSKAHGLAGIRCGYLLATGARMEAVRNVRRAVPFSVSRFALAAASAAIGDSVRLTEAVADTAAHREQVVRDLRGEGIEVVDSVTNFVLAHLGPATQALTERLHFDHGVTIRDARALGYPGWARITVCPPADWAAVFELIRENFSTGTRMWG; encoded by the coding sequence ATGAACTTCGGTGACGAGGCACGTGATCGATCGACAGCCAAGGACGACCTCAGTAGTGCTTGGTATGCCAGAGAGCCTGCCTTCGGGAGCAACTTCGCGATCAGACTCTCACTCAGCGAATCGGTCGCGGGGGCGTCCCAGGACGTCGAGGAGGCATTGACCGAGCAGATCGGCCGCGTCAACCTCTATCCCGATCTGGCCGGCGAACCCCTGAACGGCCTCATCGCCGATCACTTCGGGCTTCCCGGTTCGGCCGTACTCGTGACCAACGGCAGTGATGAAGCTCTACTGCTGTCGGCGCTGGCGGCCGTCGGCACCGGGGACCGGGTCCTGTTGCCCGAGCGTACCTACACCGGCTTCAGATACGTTGCCGAGGCCGTCCGGGCGGTGGTTGCCGAAGGCCCCTGTGGGATCGATGGATTGGACGTCGAGCAGTTTCTGGCCATGATGCCGGGCGCGAAACTTGCCTTCATCGCAAATCCACACAACCCGACTGGCCTCCGACTGCCGAATGGTGCGATACAAGAGCTCTGCCGGACCGCGGCAAGGGTCGGTTGCCACCTGGTGGTCGACGAAGCGTACGCCGAGTTCGCTGGGCCGGAGTTCGAATCCGCGCTGGCCCACCTGGACAACGGCGAGACAGCGGTCGTCCGCACTTTCTCGAAGGCCCACGGACTCGCCGGTATCCGATGTGGCTACCTGCTCGCGACCGGTGCCCGGATGGAGGCAGTCCGGAACGTCCGGCGGGCTGTCCCGTTCAGCGTGAGCCGGTTCGCGCTAGCGGCGGCGTCCGCGGCGATCGGCGACTCGGTACGGCTGACGGAAGCTGTCGCAGATACCGCGGCCCACCGTGAGCAGGTCGTCAGGGATCTCCGCGGCGAAGGCATCGAGGTGGTGGACTCCGTGACCAACTTTGTGCTGGCCCACCTTGGACCGGCCACGCAAGCATTGACGGAACGCCTGCACTTTGACCACGGCGTGACCATTCGGGACGCGCGAGCACTGGGATACCCGGGCTGGGCCCGGATCACCGTTTGTCCACCGGCCGACTGGGCAGCGGTCTTCGAGCTGATTCGGGAGAACTTCTCGACCGGAACACGGATGTGGGGATGA
- a CDS encoding citrate/2-methylcitrate synthase, protein MANDRVVDNGLEGVMVCSTGLSHYDGIGGTFVLRGGLDIAKAATMPFETILGLLWHGTPVDRPDPSVAVRLADDRQLSLATVGLLEAFASTGGGIDLLKAALAVEALDKSSSRTLDVNGAYQLTAAIPVIVAQIGRLGEGRPAVPPRGDLGQAANFLYMLAGQAPTAAQLRCLETYLVVMADHGLNPSTFAACVTASAGSDLCSAVVSAIGTLKGQAHGGAVLDAWELVGQAERQGAEAAVAKRLAAGEHLPGFGHREYRTYDPRAVIFRELCRLHNERFFIAAQAVEQTALEHLATVAPHRTLSVNVDFYAGGVLESAGVPPGLFSSCFAMARVAGWCAHALEYVESGGRLISPTSQWLGDLG, encoded by the coding sequence ATGGCGAACGATCGCGTGGTCGACAACGGGCTTGAAGGAGTCATGGTCTGCTCGACCGGGCTGAGTCACTACGACGGCATCGGGGGCACTTTCGTCCTCCGGGGCGGCCTGGACATCGCCAAGGCTGCGACGATGCCCTTCGAAACGATCCTCGGGCTGCTGTGGCATGGCACGCCGGTCGATAGGCCTGACCCGTCAGTGGCGGTCCGATTGGCTGATGATCGACAACTTTCACTCGCAACCGTTGGCCTGTTGGAAGCGTTCGCGAGCACCGGCGGCGGCATCGATCTGCTGAAGGCCGCGCTGGCCGTAGAAGCTCTCGACAAGTCCAGTTCCCGCACGCTCGACGTCAACGGCGCTTATCAACTCACGGCGGCTATTCCAGTCATCGTGGCCCAGATCGGGCGACTGGGCGAGGGCAGGCCGGCGGTTCCGCCTCGAGGCGATCTAGGGCAGGCCGCCAACTTTCTCTACATGCTTGCCGGGCAGGCTCCGACAGCCGCGCAACTGCGGTGCCTGGAGACGTATCTGGTGGTGATGGCCGACCATGGCCTGAATCCATCGACCTTCGCGGCCTGCGTCACAGCCTCGGCCGGCAGCGACCTGTGCTCGGCGGTCGTCTCGGCTATCGGGACGCTCAAGGGACAGGCTCACGGAGGCGCGGTCCTCGATGCATGGGAACTGGTTGGACAGGCGGAGCGTCAGGGCGCGGAGGCTGCAGTTGCCAAGCGGCTGGCCGCGGGCGAACACCTGCCTGGGTTCGGCCACCGTGAGTACCGGACCTACGACCCGCGGGCGGTGATCTTCCGCGAGCTGTGCCGGCTGCACAACGAGCGCTTCTTCATTGCGGCTCAGGCGGTCGAGCAGACAGCGCTGGAGCACCTGGCGACGGTCGCCCCGCACCGAACTCTGTCAGTCAATGTGGACTTCTACGCCGGAGGAGTGCTCGAGTCCGCTGGGGTGCCGCCAGGACTCTTCTCGAGTTGCTTCGCGATGGCCAGAGTGGCCGGATGGTGTGCGCACGCTCTCGAGTACGTCGAATCGGGCGGTCGGCTGATCAGTCCGACCTCACAATGGCTGGGAGACCTCGGATGA